A single Acidaminococcus sp. DNA region contains:
- a CDS encoding peroxiredoxin, with product MLETGIVAPDFILPDQNGNEVTLSQFRGKKVVLYFYPKDMTAGCTKQACGFAELYPQFTEKDAVVIGVSKDGVASHKKFETKYQLPFILAADPELTAVKAYDVWKEKNMYGRKTMGVVRTTYLIDEKGMIIKAMEKVKPAENPKQMLALL from the coding sequence ATGCTCGAAACAGGAATTGTGGCACCGGATTTTATACTTCCGGACCAAAATGGGAATGAAGTCACCTTAAGCCAATTCCGCGGCAAAAAGGTGGTTCTCTATTTTTATCCCAAGGATATGACCGCTGGCTGCACGAAACAAGCCTGTGGCTTTGCTGAATTGTATCCGCAGTTTACGGAAAAGGACGCTGTAGTCATTGGCGTCAGTAAGGACGGCGTGGCTTCTCATAAAAAGTTTGAAACGAAGTACCAGCTGCCTTTTATTTTGGCGGCAGATCCGGAGCTTACGGCTGTCAAAGCCTATGATGTATGGAAAGAAAAGAATATGTATGGCCGCAAGACCATGGGTGTCGTCCGCACGACTTACCTGATTGATGAAAAAGGCATGATCATTAAGGCCATGGAAAAAGTGAAGCCGGCAGAAAATCCAAAGCAAATGCTGGCATTACTATAA
- a CDS encoding NAD-dependent epimerase/dehydratase family protein yields the protein MSEKVLLTGADGYLAGFTIKALLEAGYEVTGTVRSDDKARLTRDVLSEMQVPNLDKLSFVQADIREDAGWAEAMQGVNAVIHMAHPTPGRWNLDGHEKIDITADGVHRVMQAAHDAGIKRVILTSCAGAVNGGHEHHDALFTEEDWSDLSDNGIPVDYDARAKMKGEQTAWDFAEENQMELTSILPSLIIGPALGDSFSRQSMIIQAMLMGQLSHLLQQSFNYVDVRDVAAFHVLVLQHPETVGQRYIVSAEEYVSYKQMAMCLKERLGDKATKVPTKELSNFAAKVLSLLVTDLRMPVKYLGRNTALSAAKAEKELGWKARIAYDVIGECAEEIIRVKGL from the coding sequence ATGAGTGAGAAAGTATTGCTTACCGGTGCCGACGGCTATCTGGCCGGTTTTACGATTAAGGCACTGCTTGAAGCGGGGTATGAAGTGACGGGGACAGTCCGTTCCGACGACAAAGCAAGATTGACACGGGATGTGCTGTCAGAGATGCAGGTCCCCAATCTGGATAAACTTTCTTTTGTCCAGGCCGACATCCGGGAAGATGCGGGCTGGGCGGAAGCGATGCAGGGTGTAAATGCCGTCATCCATATGGCGCACCCGACACCGGGACGCTGGAATCTCGATGGTCATGAGAAAATAGATATTACCGCCGATGGCGTGCACCGTGTGATGCAGGCTGCCCATGACGCCGGTATTAAACGTGTAATCCTTACGAGCTGTGCCGGTGCCGTCAATGGCGGTCACGAGCATCATGATGCACTTTTCACCGAAGAGGATTGGAGTGACTTATCCGATAACGGCATTCCTGTCGACTACGATGCACGCGCTAAAATGAAGGGTGAACAAACCGCCTGGGATTTTGCAGAGGAAAATCAGATGGAACTTACTTCCATATTGCCGTCGCTCATTATCGGACCGGCTCTAGGCGATTCATTTTCCAGGCAGAGCATGATCATCCAGGCAATGCTTATGGGTCAATTGTCCCATCTTCTTCAGCAATCCTTTAACTACGTCGATGTGCGGGATGTGGCTGCTTTTCATGTCCTCGTGCTGCAGCATCCGGAAACAGTCGGACAGCGTTATATTGTGTCCGCCGAAGAATATGTTTCCTATAAGCAGATGGCCATGTGCCTGAAGGAAAGACTGGGCGACAAAGCCACTAAAGTTCCGACCAAAGAATTGTCGAATTTTGCTGCTAAAGTCCTTTCCCTTCTCGTAACGGATCTGCGCATGCCCGTGAAATATCTGGGCAGAAATACAGCGCTTTCTGCTGCCAAGGCAGAAAAAGAATTGGGCTGGAAAGCAAGAATCGCTTACGATGTGATTGGTGAGTGCGCGGAAGAGATCATCCGTGTAAAGGGTTTGTGA
- a CDS encoding ketopantoate reductase family protein, with translation MKIMVTGIGAIGGYLASVLTLNYPDDVTIIARRGRKDSILEKGLVLHSALLGEKVTHPKVTDDPASAGIQDVIFVCVKNYSLEAALKGISPCVGPETIVVPMLNGVDHTEVAKAILPKGTTFVDTVIYINSAADKDYSIHQLSKFAILFVGGEDKAAAETVFTLLNHEGFKTHLADDIQVEMWNKYITNCAYNVITAYYEKTIGEILNLPQGKEELHTLLMEAQKVGEAQGIALNPQEAETIYGRILKQKNKDVYSSLALDFMHKQQSELETFSGYIARTGRKLGVDVTLSAKMYEALKKRSEAFIK, from the coding sequence ATGAAAATTATGGTTACGGGTATCGGTGCCATCGGCGGCTATCTGGCTTCCGTCCTGACACTGAATTACCCTGATGACGTAACAATCATTGCCAGAAGAGGACGCAAGGATTCTATCCTGGAAAAGGGACTGGTGCTTCACAGCGCACTTCTCGGTGAGAAGGTGACGCATCCGAAAGTGACGGATGACCCTGCTTCCGCCGGCATCCAGGATGTCATTTTTGTCTGCGTCAAGAACTATTCACTTGAAGCAGCTTTGAAGGGAATCTCTCCCTGCGTGGGTCCGGAGACCATCGTGGTGCCTATGCTGAATGGTGTAGATCATACAGAAGTAGCAAAAGCAATCCTGCCGAAAGGGACGACTTTTGTCGATACTGTTATTTATATTAATTCAGCAGCTGATAAGGATTATTCCATTCATCAGCTGAGTAAGTTTGCCATCCTCTTTGTGGGCGGGGAGGACAAGGCAGCAGCAGAAACTGTATTTACTCTCCTTAATCACGAGGGCTTCAAAACTCACCTTGCCGATGATATCCAGGTCGAGATGTGGAATAAATATATAACGAACTGCGCCTACAACGTGATTACCGCCTATTATGAAAAGACCATCGGTGAAATTCTGAATCTGCCGCAGGGCAAGGAAGAGCTTCATACGCTTCTTATGGAAGCCCAGAAAGTAGGCGAGGCTCAAGGGATTGCTCTCAACCCGCAGGAAGCCGAAACGATTTACGGACGCATTCTCAAGCAAAAAAATAAGGATGTATACAGCTCGCTGGCCCTTGATTTTATGCATAAACAGCAGAGCGAACTGGAAACTTTCAGCGGTTATATTGCCCGCACAGGACGAAAACTCGGTGTCGATGTGACCCTTTCTGCCAAAATGTACGAAGCGCTCAAGAAACGCAGTGAGGCTTTTATAAAATAA
- a CDS encoding pyruvate carboxylase gives MRKIRSVLVANRGEIAIRVFRACNELGIRTVAIYSKEDSLSLHRFRADESYLVGEGKKPVDAYLDIDDIIRIAHEHHVDAIHPGYGFLSENAELAKRCEEEGIIFIGPKVEHLIMFGDKVNARKQAKKAGIQYIPGSDGPVMNYAEVEKFARDVGFPIMLKAVNGGGGRGMRMVDRMADLRDAYDRAKSEAKLAFGNDEIYVEKYIQNPKHVEVQVMGDEYGHVVHLFERDCSIQRRHQKVVEIAPAFALPVELRQKICDAAIKLMSNVHYVNAGTVEFLVTPDGQFYFIEVNPRVQVEHTVTEMITGIDIVQTQIKVAEGYALDSEEIGIPSQESIQCRGNAIQCRITTEDPTNNFMPDSGKIIAYRSGGGFGVRLDSGNAFTGAIITPYYDSLLVKATTYGLSHAKAVQKMLRVLGEFRIRGVKTNIGFLINVLKEPSFVKGDYNVNFIDNHPELFDLPVVHDRGTKLLKYIGDTTVNGYSNAGHQDVPDFVPLEMPVPAEGDFPKGTKQLFDEMGPDKFSKWILDQKKVLLTDTTMRDAHQSLMATRVRTIDMLRVLETAAKKLPHFFSYECWGGATFDVAYRFLYEDPWERLRKICEKSPNILHQMLIRGANAVGYTSYPDNVVKNFVELSAKNGVDVFRIFDSLNSLDNMYETIQDVRETGKIAEVALCYTGDILDPSRPKYNLDYYVKMAKELQRAGANIIAIKDMAGLLKPEAAYQLVSALKDAVDLPIHLHTHDGAGNAVTTLCRAADAGVDIVDVAYASFAGGTSQPSMNSFYYAMSGKDRQPEMDTDSMEEITRYWATVRPYYKGVDKAEPYPNTETYYCEMPGGQFSNLRQQAKALGLGDRWNDIKKMYHDVNLMFGDIVKVTPSSKVVGDMTLFMVQNGLTEKDIYEKGDTIDFPKSVVEFFEGRLGFPYQGFPEKLQKIILKGKKPLTQRPGKLLDPVDFESVRSKLASAGYGSTDEDINAYCQYPKVFADYSEKLKRYGDVSVLDTPTFFFGMKVNEEITVELEEGVQLIIRLINISDPDDDGMRTITFMFNGAEREIQVLDKSVNQTTVKTKKADPDKPGDIGATLSGSVVKVLVTKGQKVKKGDPLVVTEAMKMETTITSPIDGVVGEIYAQKGKAIISGDCLLEIE, from the coding sequence GTGAGAAAGATTCGTTCGGTTTTGGTGGCTAACCGAGGTGAAATAGCCATTCGTGTTTTTCGTGCCTGCAATGAATTAGGAATTCGTACGGTTGCAATCTATTCCAAGGAAGATTCTCTTTCTCTGCACCGTTTTCGAGCTGATGAGTCCTATCTCGTAGGAGAAGGCAAAAAGCCGGTTGACGCCTACCTTGATATCGATGATATCATCCGTATTGCCCATGAGCATCATGTCGATGCCATCCATCCAGGCTACGGTTTCCTTTCAGAAAATGCTGAATTGGCTAAACGCTGCGAAGAAGAAGGCATTATCTTTATCGGCCCGAAGGTCGAACACCTGATTATGTTCGGTGATAAAGTGAATGCCCGCAAGCAGGCCAAGAAAGCAGGTATCCAGTATATTCCGGGTAGTGACGGTCCTGTCATGAACTACGCCGAAGTAGAAAAATTTGCCCGGGATGTAGGTTTCCCGATTATGCTGAAAGCCGTTAATGGCGGCGGCGGCCGCGGTATGCGTATGGTTGACCGCATGGCCGATCTGCGCGACGCCTATGATCGTGCCAAGTCCGAAGCTAAACTCGCTTTCGGCAATGATGAAATCTATGTAGAAAAGTATATTCAGAATCCTAAGCACGTAGAAGTGCAGGTCATGGGTGATGAATACGGTCATGTGGTTCATCTTTTTGAACGTGACTGTTCCATTCAGCGCCGCCATCAGAAAGTCGTTGAAATTGCTCCGGCTTTCGCCCTGCCTGTGGAACTGCGTCAGAAAATCTGCGATGCCGCCATTAAACTCATGAGCAATGTGCACTACGTAAATGCCGGTACCGTTGAATTCCTGGTTACGCCGGACGGTCAGTTTTACTTCATTGAAGTTAACCCGCGTGTCCAGGTAGAACATACGGTCACCGAAATGATTACGGGCATCGATATTGTCCAGACCCAAATCAAGGTGGCAGAAGGGTATGCCCTCGACAGTGAAGAAATCGGTATTCCTTCCCAGGAATCCATTCAGTGCCGCGGCAACGCTATTCAGTGCCGTATTACGACCGAAGACCCGACGAATAACTTCATGCCTGATTCCGGTAAAATCATTGCTTACCGCAGCGGCGGCGGTTTTGGCGTACGTCTCGACAGCGGCAACGCTTTTACGGGCGCCATCATCACTCCGTACTATGATTCCCTCCTGGTTAAGGCGACCACGTATGGCCTGAGCCATGCCAAGGCTGTGCAGAAGATGCTGCGTGTACTCGGTGAATTCCGTATCCGCGGTGTCAAGACGAATATCGGTTTCTTAATTAATGTACTGAAGGAACCTTCCTTTGTAAAAGGTGACTATAACGTCAACTTCATCGATAACCATCCTGAGCTCTTCGATCTGCCGGTCGTTCATGACCGCGGGACGAAGCTCCTGAAATACATCGGTGATACGACCGTTAACGGCTACAGCAATGCCGGGCATCAGGATGTGCCTGATTTTGTGCCTCTGGAAATGCCGGTGCCGGCGGAAGGTGACTTCCCGAAGGGCACGAAGCAGCTCTTTGACGAAATGGGTCCTGATAAGTTCTCCAAATGGATTCTCGACCAAAAGAAGGTACTGCTGACAGATACGACCATGCGTGATGCCCATCAGTCCCTTATGGCAACGCGTGTCCGCACCATTGATATGCTGCGCGTCCTGGAAACGGCTGCCAAGAAGCTGCCGCATTTCTTCTCCTATGAGTGCTGGGGCGGCGCTACCTTTGACGTGGCTTATCGTTTCCTCTATGAAGATCCGTGGGAACGGCTTCGTAAAATTTGTGAAAAGTCCCCGAATATCCTGCACCAGATGCTGATCCGCGGCGCTAACGCCGTCGGCTATACCAGCTATCCGGATAACGTAGTCAAGAACTTCGTGGAACTTTCTGCCAAAAACGGCGTCGATGTCTTCCGTATCTTTGACTCCCTGAACAGCCTTGACAATATGTATGAGACAATTCAGGACGTCCGTGAAACGGGCAAGATTGCCGAAGTGGCCCTGTGCTACACCGGGGATATCCTGGATCCGTCGCGGCCAAAGTACAACCTTGATTATTATGTCAAGATGGCAAAGGAACTGCAGCGTGCCGGTGCCAATATCATCGCAATCAAGGATATGGCCGGTCTGCTCAAGCCGGAAGCCGCTTATCAGCTCGTTTCTGCTTTGAAGGATGCTGTAGATCTGCCGATTCATCTGCATACGCACGATGGGGCAGGCAACGCAGTGACGACGCTCTGCCGGGCTGCCGATGCCGGCGTTGATATCGTGGATGTAGCCTACGCTTCCTTCGCAGGCGGTACGAGCCAGCCCAGCATGAACAGCTTCTATTACGCTATGAGCGGCAAGGATCGTCAGCCGGAAATGGATACAGACTCCATGGAAGAAATCACGCGTTACTGGGCTACGGTTCGTCCATACTACAAAGGCGTAGATAAGGCGGAACCGTATCCAAACACGGAAACTTATTACTGCGAAATGCCTGGCGGTCAGTTCTCCAATCTGCGTCAGCAGGCCAAGGCTTTAGGCCTGGGTGACCGTTGGAACGACATTAAGAAGATGTATCATGATGTCAACCTTATGTTCGGCGATATCGTAAAAGTGACGCCGTCCTCCAAGGTTGTCGGCGATATGACGCTCTTCATGGTGCAGAACGGACTGACGGAAAAGGATATTTACGAAAAGGGTGATACGATTGACTTCCCGAAGTCTGTCGTAGAATTCTTCGAAGGCCGTCTGGGCTTCCCGTACCAGGGCTTCCCTGAGAAACTCCAGAAGATTATTCTGAAGGGGAAGAAGCCGCTTACGCAGCGCCCGGGCAAGCTTCTTGATCCGGTGGATTTCGAATCTGTCCGCAGCAAACTTGCCAGCGCAGGCTACGGCAGCACGGATGAAGATATCAACGCATACTGCCAGTATCCGAAAGTCTTTGCTGACTACAGCGAGAAGCTGAAGCGCTATGGCGATGTCAGCGTACTGGATACGCCGACGTTCTTCTTCGGCATGAAGGTCAATGAAGAAATCACGGTTGAACTGGAAGAAGGCGTGCAGCTCATTATCCGCCTGATCAATATCAGTGATCCTGACGATGACGGTATGCGTACGATTACCTTCATGTTCAACGGTGCTGAACGTGAAATCCAGGTACTTGATAAGAGCGTCAACCAGACGACTGTCAAGACGAAGAAGGCTGATCCGGATAAGCCCGGCGATATCGGTGCCACCCTTTCCGGGTCCGTCGTAAAGGTACTCGTGACGAAGGGTCAGAAAGTCAAGAAGGGCGATCCGCTGGTCGTTACGGAAGCTATGAAGATGGAAACTACCATCACTTCCCCGATTGACGGTGTCGTTGGCGAGATTTATGCTCAAAAAGGCAAGGCCATCATCAGCGGCGACTGCCTGCTTGAAATTGAATAA
- the mscL gene encoding large conductance mechanosensitive channel protein MscL, which produces MSNFLKEFKAFALRGNVVDMAVGVIIGGAFGKIVASFVSDIIMPPIGKIIGGVDFSNLFINLSDKKVSTLAEATAAKVPVIAYGKFLTSVIDFIIMAFVIFCMISVLNKFKKEEVKEPERLCPYCKMPVDKEATRCPHCTSELPKNA; this is translated from the coding sequence ATGTCCAACTTTTTGAAAGAATTTAAGGCGTTTGCTCTGCGCGGCAACGTGGTGGACATGGCCGTCGGCGTTATCATTGGCGGTGCTTTCGGTAAGATTGTGGCCTCCTTTGTCTCCGACATCATTATGCCTCCGATCGGGAAAATTATCGGTGGTGTTGATTTCTCCAATTTGTTCATCAACCTTTCCGATAAAAAGGTAAGTACGCTTGCCGAAGCTACGGCTGCCAAGGTTCCTGTCATTGCCTATGGTAAGTTTTTGACGAGTGTCATTGACTTTATCATCATGGCTTTCGTCATTTTCTGCATGATTTCAGTCCTGAATAAGTTTAAGAAGGAAGAAGTCAAGGAACCGGAAAGACTCTGCCCGTACTGCAAGATGCCGGTGGATAAAGAAGCGACCAGGTGCCCTCACTGCACTTCCGAGCTTCCGAAGAATGCATAA
- the tyrS gene encoding tyrosine--tRNA ligase, with protein sequence MNVLDTLQERGYLKQLSHEQEMRELLDKEKITFYIGFDPTADSLHVGHFIALMVMAHMQRAGHRPIVLLGGGTGMIGDPSGKNEMRKMLTPEFIQHNVECFKKQVGRFIDFSDGKAIIANNADWLLDLNYVKFLREIGVHFSVNRMLAAECYKNRLASENGLSFFEMNYMIMQAYDFYMLHKKYNCVMELGGDDQWSNMIAGVELIRRKDHQPAFCMTNTLLTNSQGQKMGKTVGGAVWLSAEKTSPYDFYQYWRNIDDADVEKCLALLTFLPMDEVRRLGSLKGSAINDAKVTLAYEVTKLVHGEEEAKKAKEAAEAVFGSGSNKENMPTVEITQDKLGTKLLDLMQENKIIATKSEGRRLIKQNGLSLGDDKVTDFDLAVTADLFKGNDELMLRKGKKKYYRLVLK encoded by the coding sequence ATGAACGTATTAGATACGCTTCAGGAAAGAGGATACCTGAAACAATTATCCCATGAACAAGAAATGCGAGAACTGCTGGATAAAGAGAAGATCACTTTCTATATCGGTTTTGACCCTACGGCTGACAGCCTTCATGTCGGTCACTTTATAGCCCTTATGGTCATGGCCCATATGCAGCGGGCCGGCCACCGTCCTATTGTCCTCTTAGGCGGCGGTACCGGTATGATCGGCGACCCCAGCGGCAAGAATGAAATGCGTAAGATGCTGACTCCGGAATTTATTCAGCACAACGTGGAATGTTTCAAAAAACAGGTAGGCCGTTTCATTGATTTCTCTGACGGCAAAGCTATTATTGCCAACAATGCCGATTGGCTGCTGGATCTGAACTATGTAAAGTTTTTGCGGGAAATTGGAGTGCATTTCTCCGTGAACCGGATGCTGGCTGCCGAATGCTATAAAAATCGTCTTGCCAGTGAAAACGGACTTTCTTTCTTTGAAATGAACTATATGATTATGCAGGCATATGACTTCTATATGCTGCATAAGAAATATAATTGTGTCATGGAGCTCGGCGGCGATGACCAGTGGTCCAACATGATTGCCGGCGTGGAACTGATTCGCCGCAAGGATCATCAGCCTGCTTTCTGCATGACCAACACGCTCCTGACAAACAGCCAGGGCCAGAAGATGGGTAAGACCGTAGGCGGTGCCGTATGGCTGTCTGCGGAAAAGACGTCTCCTTATGATTTCTATCAATACTGGAGAAACATCGATGATGCGGATGTAGAGAAGTGCCTCGCGCTTTTGACTTTCCTTCCGATGGATGAAGTCAGACGTCTGGGCAGCCTCAAGGGTTCGGCAATCAATGATGCCAAGGTTACGCTTGCTTACGAAGTGACAAAGCTGGTTCACGGCGAAGAAGAAGCTAAAAAGGCCAAAGAAGCAGCGGAAGCTGTATTTGGCAGCGGTTCCAACAAGGAAAACATGCCGACTGTTGAAATTACGCAGGATAAGCTTGGTACAAAGCTGCTCGACCTGATGCAGGAAAATAAGATTATTGCTACGAAGAGTGAAGGCCGTCGTTTGATCAAGCAGAATGGCCTGAGCCTTGGTGATGATAAAGTCACCGATTTTGATCTTGCTGTTACGGCTGATCTCTTTAAAGGCAATGATGAGCTGATGCTTCGCAAGGGTAAGAAGAAGTATTACCGTCTCGTCTTAAAATAA
- a CDS encoding Asp23/Gls24 family envelope stress response protein, giving the protein MDDELKKKQDEDVAVEEQDEDMGSIQVDDEVLSIVAGLAASEVPGVYGMSGGIRGGINDMLGKQNFSKGIKVYTEGKTVRVEVHMIITYGYNIPDVAIKLQEKVKEAVESMAGYEVTAVDVHVEGVRKDKLNNLEETKDDVEDLEKKYKEAESEELSQKSEAKPEEASAEEDKSENGETQKADAETSDKAPAATDAAAEKEKVESQEASGDKA; this is encoded by the coding sequence ATGGATGATGAACTGAAGAAAAAACAAGATGAAGATGTCGCAGTAGAAGAACAAGACGAAGATATGGGATCGATTCAAGTTGATGATGAAGTCCTGAGCATTGTGGCCGGTCTTGCGGCCTCCGAAGTTCCTGGTGTCTACGGAATGAGCGGCGGAATCCGCGGCGGCATCAACGATATGCTTGGCAAGCAGAATTTTTCAAAAGGAATTAAGGTTTATACAGAAGGTAAAACGGTTCGTGTGGAAGTCCATATGATTATTACGTATGGCTACAATATCCCGGATGTAGCTATCAAGCTGCAGGAAAAAGTCAAGGAAGCCGTCGAAAGCATGGCCGGCTACGAGGTTACAGCCGTAGATGTCCATGTGGAGGGCGTGCGTAAGGATAAGCTGAACAACCTTGAAGAAACAAAAGATGATGTAGAGGATTTGGAAAAGAAATATAAAGAAGCCGAATCGGAGGAACTTTCCCAGAAATCTGAGGCAAAGCCTGAAGAGGCAAGCGCAGAAGAGGATAAATCCGAAAACGGGGAAACGCAGAAGGCTGATGCGGAAACTTCGGATAAAGCACCGGCTGCAACAGACGCCGCTGCGGAGAAAGAAAAAGTGGAAAGCCAGGAGGCTTCGGGGGATAAGGCATGA
- the amaP gene encoding alkaline shock response membrane anchor protein AmaP, producing MSIFDRIILTLYTFLMAVAAVLIIIVSVNFVPLDDFVAFAARIPGRWEYTVGGAVLLLVSVRLFVANWWSHSSSADLTLESEHEGQIHVSQKALEDYIASFSNEVFGVHSAKARIKMEDQKLSVRINASIEPGINIPDTTDEVRRTVKKNIKKVIGIEVSDVELYCKHIKAKEE from the coding sequence ATGAGCATTTTTGATCGCATCATTCTGACGCTGTATACGTTCCTGATGGCTGTGGCCGCTGTGTTGATTATCATCGTCAGCGTCAATTTTGTACCGCTTGACGATTTCGTGGCCTTTGCCGCACGCATCCCGGGCCGCTGGGAATATACGGTGGGCGGCGCCGTGCTGCTTCTTGTGAGTGTCCGTCTTTTTGTCGCAAACTGGTGGAGTCACAGCAGCAGTGCCGACCTGACGCTGGAAAGTGAACACGAAGGTCAGATTCACGTGAGCCAGAAGGCACTTGAAGATTATATTGCCAGCTTCAGTAATGAAGTGTTCGGCGTTCACAGTGCCAAGGCCCGCATCAAGATGGAAGACCAGAAACTCTCCGTGCGCATCAATGCGTCCATTGAGCCGGGCATCAATATTCCCGACACAACGGATGAAGTCCGCAGAACGGTAAAAAAGAATATCAAAAAAGTGATAGGCATCGAAGTTTCCGATGTAGAACTCTATTGCAAGCATATTAAGGCGAAAGAAGAGTAG
- a CDS encoding DUF2273 domain-containing protein has translation MWQELLKKLFETSRWRIICALIGFFVGILFIILGFFRAVFLLFCIGLGFYIGYKMDEGEDLADLLDNWLPPYHK, from the coding sequence ATGTGGCAGGAATTGCTGAAAAAATTGTTTGAAACGTCTCGTTGGCGCATTATCTGCGCCTTGATTGGCTTTTTTGTAGGAATTTTGTTTATTATCCTGGGCTTTTTCCGGGCCGTTTTTCTGCTTTTTTGTATCGGTCTGGGTTTTTATATTGGTTACAAAATGGACGAAGGAGAAGATCTTGCCGATTTGCTGGATAACTGGCTCCCGCCCTATCATAAATAA
- the nusB gene encoding transcription antitermination factor NusB — MSRREARTVALKSLFSLDFSSDAVPGEVVKELLEDEDCPLKGSHDKAYTLKLVEGTRKNLEAIDAELNTLSKDWAVDRMSGVDRNLMRMAAFEMYYSDEKIPPAVAINEAVEIAKVYGGDESPAFVNGMLGTLVKKHA, encoded by the coding sequence ATGAGTAGAAGAGAAGCAAGAACGGTGGCGCTGAAGAGTTTGTTTTCCCTGGATTTTTCCTCGGACGCCGTACCGGGTGAAGTCGTAAAAGAACTTCTGGAGGATGAAGACTGCCCTCTGAAAGGGTCCCATGACAAAGCTTACACACTGAAGCTGGTTGAAGGGACAAGGAAAAATCTCGAAGCAATCGACGCGGAACTGAATACCCTTTCCAAAGACTGGGCTGTAGACCGGATGAGCGGTGTCGACCGCAATTTGATGCGCATGGCCGCTTTCGAAATGTACTACAGTGATGAAAAGATTCCGCCGGCCGTAGCCATCAACGAAGCTGTGGAGATCGCCAAAGTTTACGGCGGTGATGAATCTCCCGCTTTTGTTAACGGTATGCTGGGGACTTTGGTGAAAAAACATGCCTGA
- a CDS encoding O-sialoglycoprotein endopeptidase, with protein MPEEAVLGIDTSCYTTSVAILSMEGTLLEDRRRVLSVKPGRRGLAQSEMVFQHTRNLPELIESCRMEKLSIRAIGVSNKPRPLIDSYMPAFLTGFGLARSLAHVLRVPLHVLTHQHNHMFAGLWSVRKEAPAHFLVVHVSGGTTDLLLADKNDDGEYALTPQGTSIDLHAGQMIDRVGVAIGLPFPCGRHLEKLAFSAKEAFDLPVWTDKGNMSLSGPATKALRALEQGADPASVALGTERVIAKGLVKTISSVCEAHDLHEVLFVGGVSANEEIRTQLKRHLTGKQIEVWTPDPAYSVDGAVGCAFYALRKERNGHDFW; from the coding sequence ATGCCTGAAGAAGCTGTGCTGGGCATTGATACGAGCTGCTACACCACTTCTGTTGCTATACTTTCGATGGAAGGCACTTTGCTGGAAGACCGGCGGAGAGTACTGTCCGTAAAACCCGGCAGAAGAGGGCTTGCGCAGTCTGAAATGGTCTTTCAGCATACCCGGAATCTGCCCGAGCTTATTGAATCCTGCAGAATGGAGAAGCTCTCTATCCGGGCCATCGGCGTTTCCAATAAACCGAGGCCTCTCATAGATTCTTACATGCCGGCTTTTCTGACTGGCTTCGGGCTTGCCCGCAGTCTTGCTCATGTACTGCGCGTCCCGCTCCATGTACTGACCCATCAGCATAATCACATGTTTGCCGGCCTTTGGTCCGTGAGGAAAGAGGCACCGGCTCATTTTCTTGTTGTCCATGTTTCGGGCGGCACAACTGACCTGCTTCTTGCAGATAAAAATGACGATGGTGAGTATGCTTTAACGCCTCAGGGTACGAGTATCGATCTTCATGCCGGCCAGATGATTGATCGTGTCGGTGTGGCCATCGGACTGCCTTTTCCCTGCGGCCGCCATCTGGAGAAGCTGGCTTTTTCCGCAAAAGAAGCTTTTGATTTGCCCGTCTGGACCGATAAGGGAAATATGAGTTTATCCGGCCCGGCCACCAAGGCACTGCGCGCACTGGAACAGGGAGCCGATCCCGCTTCCGTAGCACTCGGTACGGAACGGGTAATCGCCAAGGGCCTTGTAAAGACAATCAGCAGCGTCTGTGAGGCCCATGACCTGCACGAAGTACTTTTTGTGGGCGGCGTCAGTGCTAACGAAGAAATCAGAACGCAGCTTAAACGCCATTTAACAGGAAAACAGATTGAGGTCTGGACTCCTGATCCGGCCTACAGCGTGGACGGGGCCGTTGGCTGCGCTTTTTATGCATTACGTAAAGAGAGGAATGGACATGATTTTTGGTAA